A portion of the Hyalangium minutum genome contains these proteins:
- a CDS encoding cysteine peptidase family C39 domain-containing protein: MSIRLPSFSELSRLTSTQPRTNLGGWQNIPHINQLRPNGAGKDYANGAYNCGPAVVAMLARGHGNMSGISDAKLIQQLGKGLVTKDGVDADGIAKMLKRADVPPAGEALGADYDDSELNAHLDQGHKVIAQVRASDAKGVDPDNAHYVLIQGKTKDGNYNVSDPLAKKSYVVTPDQLREAVLKAPPDGGMLIPVASPAEAQRTSPTASTTTAPAPAAAQRAEAPAAPVDVFEGAEARALKPTITKAPNPDAFSVTQDVFEGVDTSFKEPETDERNEVMEANEQRNQFEINLRYGKSTDAQAEPSVAPVVAEDRDVNEAAAELRERKASGDKGAYETLAQLEKSTSDKDKAVLDQVKTADKKDPGIGKKSTGDAF; this comes from the coding sequence ATGAGCATCCGTCTCCCTTCATTCTCCGAGCTGTCCAGGCTCACCTCCACCCAGCCCAGGACCAACCTGGGCGGCTGGCAGAACATCCCGCACATCAACCAGCTGCGCCCCAACGGCGCGGGCAAGGACTACGCCAACGGCGCCTACAACTGTGGCCCGGCCGTGGTCGCCATGCTCGCCCGGGGCCACGGCAACATGAGCGGGATCAGCGACGCCAAGCTCATCCAGCAGCTGGGCAAGGGCCTCGTTACCAAGGACGGCGTGGACGCGGACGGCATCGCCAAGATGCTCAAGCGCGCGGACGTGCCGCCTGCGGGCGAGGCGCTCGGGGCCGACTACGACGATAGCGAGCTGAACGCGCACCTGGACCAGGGCCACAAGGTCATCGCTCAGGTCCGCGCGTCCGATGCCAAGGGCGTGGATCCGGACAACGCGCACTACGTCCTCATTCAGGGCAAGACGAAGGACGGCAACTACAACGTCTCGGATCCGCTGGCGAAGAAGTCCTACGTCGTCACCCCGGACCAGCTGCGCGAGGCCGTTCTCAAGGCGCCGCCGGATGGCGGCATGCTCATCCCCGTGGCCAGCCCGGCCGAGGCCCAGCGGACCTCGCCCACTGCGTCCACCACCACAGCCCCCGCTCCCGCGGCGGCCCAGCGCGCGGAGGCTCCGGCGGCCCCGGTGGATGTGTTCGAGGGCGCCGAGGCTCGAGCCCTGAAGCCCACCATCACCAAGGCGCCCAACCCGGATGCCTTCTCGGTGACCCAGGACGTCTTCGAGGGCGTGGACACGAGCTTCAAGGAGCCCGAGACCGACGAGCGCAACGAGGTGATGGAGGCGAACGAGCAGCGCAACCAGTTCGAGATCAACCTGCGCTACGGCAAGAGCACGGACGCGCAGGCGGAGCCGTCCGTGGCGCCCGTGGTGGCCGAGGATCGTGACGTGAACGAGGCGGCCGCCGAGCTGCGCGAGCGCAAGGCCAGCGGGGACAAGGGCGCGTACGAGACGCTCGCCCAGCTGGAGAAGAGCACCTCCGACAAGGACAAGGCCGTCCTGGATCAGGTGAAGACGGCGGACAAGAAGGACCCGGGCATCGGCAAGAAGTCCACTGGGGATGCCTTCTAG
- a CDS encoding serine/threonine-protein kinase gives MEDSKTEPRVPPKSIDTDLPTREARGHASRSRPSPSPSIPSQPTDGGPQESFELERGTSIERYVLLKPLGQGGMGVVYSAYDPDLDRKVALKLLRPDKQTPDGNSSRAWMLREAQAMARISHPNVISVYDVGTYGNQVFVAMEFIQGRTLSTWIRKEQHTVPEILRVFVEAGQGLVAAHKAGLVHRDFKPSNVLIGENHRVCVLDFGLARLAQVAEAEEQALSGDLEGIDDRSEPIALALPESSLIMGTPQYMPPEQYLGTEVDARADQFAFCASLYWALFRKRPFEPRQVAKTAAESSRGTERGTAEGIRKLPHTTAAREPPADAKVPVWVRRAVMRGLALNPEDRFPSMEALLEALSQQQRRGQRRGAIAAVGALALAAAGVGGYAYQQSRVCAGSDALVASVWGPEAHQKLQAAFTATGKPFAAEAAAKVVNLLDGYARSWAGMHTEACEATRVRGEQTEELLSMRMVCLDRRRKDLGALASLLTEADGKVVEKAVDAASALPSLQPCQDIATLAEQPPLPADPAKKTAVEQLGGRVAEVKALHDAGRYKAGVELAKKLEPEVVATTYPPLQAELGYHLGWLLQQSGQSEDGIHQLEQAFDTAEASRSDRIRLEVLTKLIFTLVNNGHPQEAERWGQVAVAILKRVGGEPALAIDLMGNLGYVALQRGRYQESRDYFEKARALVDANLGPDDPKRAKVSHGLGLAALRMAEYPQAIQLFTQSLQQTEAAKGKQHPEVATRHTMLATAYRESGDLEKAQEHVQQALEVRKATQGPEHPAVADTLDELGMGLIALKRYDEAVKTFNEALAIKRKALGEDHPDLQYSYDGVGQALLAAGRAQDSLEPLRKALAYKDAEPEGLAETGFGLAKALWEVGQQNEARQEAERVREEYKKLEKPDEVAEITTWLGVHEVEAPKPAPVVKRPAKRKGR, from the coding sequence ATGGAGGACTCGAAGACCGAACCCCGCGTTCCGCCGAAGAGCATCGATACCGATCTGCCCACCCGTGAGGCGCGTGGCCACGCCTCCCGGTCCCGGCCTTCTCCATCCCCGTCCATTCCCTCCCAGCCCACGGATGGGGGCCCGCAGGAGTCGTTCGAGCTCGAGCGTGGCACCAGCATCGAGCGCTACGTGCTGCTCAAGCCCCTGGGGCAGGGCGGCATGGGCGTGGTGTACTCGGCCTATGATCCGGACCTGGATCGCAAGGTCGCGCTGAAGCTGCTGCGGCCGGACAAGCAGACGCCGGATGGGAACAGCTCGCGCGCGTGGATGCTGCGCGAGGCCCAGGCCATGGCCCGCATCTCCCACCCCAACGTCATCTCCGTCTATGACGTGGGCACCTACGGCAACCAGGTGTTCGTGGCCATGGAGTTCATCCAGGGCCGCACGCTGAGCACGTGGATCCGCAAGGAGCAGCACACGGTGCCGGAGATCCTCCGCGTCTTCGTGGAGGCCGGCCAGGGGCTCGTGGCCGCTCACAAGGCCGGGCTGGTGCACCGGGACTTCAAGCCCTCCAACGTGCTCATCGGCGAGAACCACCGCGTGTGCGTGCTGGACTTCGGTCTGGCCCGGCTCGCCCAGGTGGCCGAGGCCGAGGAGCAGGCCCTGAGCGGGGACCTGGAGGGCATCGACGATCGGAGTGAGCCCATCGCCCTGGCGCTGCCCGAGAGCAGCCTCATCATGGGCACGCCACAGTACATGCCGCCCGAGCAGTACCTGGGCACCGAGGTGGATGCGCGCGCGGACCAGTTCGCGTTCTGTGCCTCGCTGTACTGGGCGCTGTTCCGCAAGCGTCCCTTCGAGCCCCGGCAGGTGGCCAAGACGGCGGCGGAGAGCTCGCGGGGCACGGAGCGCGGCACAGCCGAGGGCATTCGCAAGCTGCCGCACACCACGGCGGCGCGCGAGCCTCCCGCGGACGCGAAGGTCCCCGTGTGGGTGCGCCGTGCGGTGATGCGCGGGCTGGCGCTGAACCCGGAGGATCGGTTCCCCTCCATGGAGGCGCTGCTCGAGGCGCTCTCGCAGCAGCAGCGGCGGGGGCAGCGGCGCGGGGCGATCGCTGCGGTGGGCGCGCTGGCGCTGGCGGCGGCAGGCGTGGGCGGGTACGCGTATCAGCAGAGCCGGGTGTGCGCGGGCTCGGACGCGCTGGTGGCCTCCGTGTGGGGGCCCGAGGCGCACCAGAAGCTTCAGGCGGCCTTCACGGCGACGGGCAAGCCCTTCGCGGCGGAGGCGGCGGCCAAGGTGGTGAACCTGCTGGATGGGTATGCGCGCTCTTGGGCGGGCATGCACACCGAGGCCTGCGAGGCCACCCGCGTGCGCGGCGAGCAGACGGAGGAACTGCTCTCCATGCGCATGGTGTGCCTGGATCGGCGCCGCAAGGATCTCGGAGCGTTGGCGAGCCTGCTGACCGAGGCGGATGGCAAGGTGGTGGAGAAGGCGGTGGACGCGGCCTCGGCGCTGCCCTCGCTGCAGCCGTGCCAGGACATCGCGACGCTGGCGGAGCAGCCGCCCCTGCCGGCGGATCCGGCGAAGAAGACGGCCGTCGAGCAGCTCGGCGGACGGGTGGCCGAGGTGAAGGCGCTCCACGATGCGGGCCGGTACAAGGCGGGCGTGGAGCTGGCGAAGAAGCTCGAGCCCGAGGTGGTGGCCACCACGTACCCGCCGCTGCAGGCGGAGCTGGGCTACCACCTGGGCTGGCTGCTGCAGCAGAGCGGGCAGTCGGAGGACGGCATCCACCAACTGGAGCAGGCCTTCGACACCGCCGAGGCGAGCCGGTCAGATCGGATCCGGCTGGAGGTGCTGACCAAGCTCATCTTCACGCTCGTGAACAACGGCCATCCGCAGGAGGCCGAGCGGTGGGGCCAGGTGGCGGTGGCGATCCTCAAGCGCGTGGGCGGCGAGCCGGCGCTGGCGATCGATCTGATGGGGAACCTGGGCTACGTGGCGCTGCAGCGGGGCCGCTACCAAGAGTCGCGGGACTACTTCGAGAAGGCTCGGGCCCTGGTGGACGCCAACCTGGGACCGGATGATCCGAAGCGCGCGAAGGTGTCGCATGGCCTGGGGCTGGCGGCGCTGCGCATGGCGGAGTACCCGCAGGCCATCCAGCTGTTCACCCAGTCGCTGCAGCAGACCGAGGCGGCAAAGGGCAAGCAGCACCCGGAGGTGGCGACTCGCCACACCATGCTCGCCACGGCGTACCGCGAGAGCGGCGATCTGGAGAAGGCCCAGGAGCACGTGCAGCAAGCGCTCGAGGTGCGCAAGGCGACGCAGGGCCCCGAGCACCCAGCGGTGGCGGACACCCTGGACGAGCTGGGCATGGGCCTGATCGCGCTCAAGCGCTACGACGAGGCCGTGAAGACCTTCAACGAGGCCCTGGCGATCAAGCGCAAGGCGCTCGGCGAGGACCACCCGGATCTGCAGTACTCCTACGATGGGGTGGGGCAGGCGCTGCTGGCCGCGGGCAGGGCTCAGGACTCCCTGGAGCCGCTGCGCAAGGCGCTGGCCTACAAGGACGCTGAACCCGAGGGGCTGGCAGAGACGGGGTTCGGCCTGGCCAAGGCTCTCTGGGAAGTCGGCCAGCAGAACGAAGCGCGCCAGGAAGCCGAGCGGGTCCGCGAGGAGTACAAGAAGCTGGAGAAGCCGGATGAGGTGGCGGAGATCACCACGTGGCTCGGCGTGCACGAGGTGGAGGCTCCCAAGCCGGCTCCCGTGGTGAAGCGCCCGGCGAAGCGCAAGGGCCGCTGA